A window of Pseudomonadota bacterium genomic DNA:
GTCGCCACATCGCGCGCAGCGTGAGCGACCCCGTGCTGCGCGAGAAGCTCACGCCCACCTATCGCGCGGGGTGCAAGCGCATCCTCACGTCGAACGACTTCTATCCGGCGGTGACCCGCGATCACGTCGAGGTGGTGACCGAGGCGATCACCGGATTGCGGGCGGAAGGCGTCGTCACCGCCGACGGTCGCGTGCACGAGGTCGACGCCATCGTCTACGCCACCGGCTTTCGCGTCACCGAGCTGCCGTTTCCGGTGCGCTTCGTGGGGCGTGGTGGTATCGACCTCAACGAGGTCTGGCGCGACGGCATGCAGGCCCATCATGGGGTCACGGTGGCGGGATTCCCCAATCTCTTTCTGCTCATCGGGCCCAACACCGGGCTGGGGCACAACTCCATCGTGTTCATGATCGAGGCGCAGGTCGAGTATGTGCTGCGCTGCCTCGCCATGCTCGACGCGCGAGGCGCGCGCGTCATGGAGACCCGCGCCAGCACGCAGGCCCGCTACAACGACGGGCTGCAACGGCGGATGGCCCGCACGGTCTGGGCCACGGGGTGTCACAGCTGGTATCAGGGCGCCCAGGGACGCATCACCACGCTGTGGCCTGGGTTCACGTTCAGCTACTGGGCGCGCCTGTTTCATCCGCGCCCACGGCACCACGAGTTCGAGTAGGAGGTTGACGCGTGAAGCAAGGGTATGAAGGCAAGGTGGCCCTGGTCACGGGGGGCGGTTCCGGCATCGGCGCGGCGCTGGCTGAGGCGTTGCACGCGGCGGGGGCGGTGGTGGTGGTGTCCGACATCAACGAGGGTGCCGCCAGAGCCGTGGCCGCGCGGCTCGGCCCGCGCCATCGTGGGGTAGGCCTCGACGTGCGCAATGCCGTGGCGGTCGAGATGCTCATCGATGAGATGGCCGAGCGCGAGGGGCGCATCGATTTCGTCTTCAACAACGCGGGCGTGGCTGTGGTGGGTGAGTTCCACCGGCTGTCGCGGGCCGACCTCGATCGGGTTCTCGACGTCAACCTGAGGGGCGCCGCCTACGTGGCCCACGCCGCATTTCGCCGCATGGCGGTCCAGGGCTTCGGGCACCTGGTGAACACGGCGTCAGGATACGGCCTCGTCCCCTCGGGGGCGAACGCGCCGTACGCCACCACGAAGTTCGGCGTGGTGGGCCTGTCTGAATCGCTTCGTCTCGAGGGGCACGATCTGGGGGTGCGGGTGTCGGTGGTGTGTCCGGGCTTCGTGCGCACGCCCATCGTCGACAAGATGCACGCGGTGGGTCTCGACGCCGAGAAGGTACGCGCGTCGGTGCCGTTCGCGCCGGTCGAGGCCGCCGAGGCGGCCCGCATCGTGCTCGACGGCGTGGCGCGCAATCGCGCCATCATCGCCTTCCCGCGATACGTCGGGCTCATGGCCATGTTCTATCGGCTCTTCCCGAAGGTGGCGTTCCGCTTCGGCCTGCGCATGGTGCGCCGCATTCGGCGCCACCGCACCGACGTTGAGACGTTGGCGTCGCGCCGAGGCCCGACGATTCCCTGGGGGTAGGGAGAAGGCGAGACGCGGGTCACACGCCTGTCAGAGCACGCTGTGGCAGGCTTCTTTGGCGGTGTGCGCGATAAAATCCGCGGGCCGCGTGTTCATTCATTTTTAACAGTCGGTTCACAGACATGTTTCAAATGTTACAGCGCTTACTCATCTTCGGCGGAGTCCCCGGTGTACTGTGGTCACAGGAGAGGCCAACACAGACAGAACCACATCAAACACGGAGAGGGACTCACTCACATGATCGACTACATCCCCACGGCAAGCACTCGGCATCCACTCACACGGGTCCACGGTCTGGGCAGACCAACCCACGGCGGTGGCACGCGCGAAAGGACCCCGAACGCGCCGGCCTCCGATGGGTGGGCACGCTCGGCCGAGCTCGAGGAAGAGGGGGGCAGCAGGCGCCGCGGTGGCGTCACGCACCTC
This region includes:
- a CDS encoding SDR family oxidoreductase; its protein translation is MKQGYEGKVALVTGGGSGIGAALAEALHAAGAVVVVSDINEGAARAVAARLGPRHRGVGLDVRNAVAVEMLIDEMAEREGRIDFVFNNAGVAVVGEFHRLSRADLDRVLDVNLRGAAYVAHAAFRRMAVQGFGHLVNTASGYGLVPSGANAPYATTKFGVVGLSESLRLEGHDLGVRVSVVCPGFVRTPIVDKMHAVGLDAEKVRASVPFAPVEAAEAARIVLDGVARNRAIIAFPRYVGLMAMFYRLFPKVAFRFGLRMVRRIRRHRTDVETLASRRGPTIPWG